The genomic stretch CACTCTCTTCTTGAAGTGCTTTCTTCATTTGGCTTTCAGGGATGCCACAGCTGCCTTCTCAGCTTCTCATGGTTCAAATGGCTTAACTTTGGAGAAACTTCCTCCTATCCACTTCTCTTACAGATTTACACTCATTTCCTCTGTGCATTCAGTGGCATGgctctgaaactttttttttttaattatttatttatttatgatagtcacacagagagagagagaggcagagagacataggcagagggagaagcaggctccatgcaccgggagcccgacgtgggattcgatcccgggtctccaggatcgcgtcctgggccaaaggcaggcgctaaaccgctgcaccacccagggttcccatggCTCTGAAACTTGTATCTTCAGATCACACCTCACTCCAGAATTCCCGACTTGTATACCCAATTGCCTCCAAGTCACTTCCTCATCACCAGACCCAACGCCTCAtctgtcctcctcttcctccctccttgaAACCTTCCAAGAAAACTGCTCCTCCCACAGCATCCGTTATCTCAGTAAACAGAACTCTGACATTCTAGCTGCTCACATCAAAAATGCTAGAACTGCACTGCACACAACATATCCCCTACCACAGAggactatttaattttttaaattcattctttgaTGATGTCAATCAGTCATGAAACCATTTACCAAGTATGTACTGAATTACACATTTTGCCAGGTTTGCAAATGCAGAAATGAGTAAGAGGCAGCCCCTGCCTTCCAGGAGCTCCTTGTCAAGTAAACAAAGAGTGTGATCCAGAGTTACACAAAGACACATGCCTCTGTGATTTCTATTTTCACAGCTGAGGGACAACTTAAATTATTAAAgctataaaagattataaatttagATCCTCAGTTGCACTGGCCACATCTGACCCACTTCATGGCCACAGGTAGCTGGTAGCCACCACAATGGACAGTACATATCTAGAACATTGCCATCATGGCAGAGGATTCTACTGGACCCTCTGCTGCCCTGACCATGGACACtgccccttctcttttcttcctctcacaCCTAACATTCCAATCTATCAGCGAACCCCACTGATCCTACCTTCAGGACAGATCTAGAGCTCCTCACTGtcagaggcacctgggaggctcagtcagttaagcatctgcttttggctcaggtcgtgatcctggggtcctgggatcgagccccacattgggcttcctgcttggtggggagtctgcttctccctctcatgctctgctctctctcaaatagataaaaattttaaaaaagaaaaaaaaaaacaaaaacaaaaacccaaactcGTCACTGTCACCACAGTTGTCCCTGAGCTGCATCTCCTTCCCAAATTATAGCTGTCTAGATTATCACAGCACCTCATAGTGGTTCCTGCCCCCTACAGTTCATTGTCCATGCAGTAGCcatacaaatcaaatcaaatcatgaCTTTCCTGGCCTCAAAAACTGCCCATTACTCTCATCTTAGAGGGAAATCCAGACCTTACAGTGACCAAGGTCCTGCACATTCTCTCTGACTTCATTGTGTACTCGTTTCCTAAAGTCCTGCTCCAGATGCCTCCTGGCCACGTCTCCAATATTAGGTGCACTAGGGGGATTTTGCCCTTGCTGTTTCTCATTTGATCCGtgtcttattttgtttaattttctttttattgtctgaccATCCATTACAATCTAAACTCCAcaggcacctggctagctcagtcagttaagcatctgactcctgatttcatctcaggtcatgatttcagggatatgaaattgagccccatgtcgggctccacaaGATTCTTTCTCTACCTCTGTGCACTAGCCCCTCAAAGAATCTAAACTCCTTGAGGGAGCAGATTTTTgtctattatgatttttttttaaagattttatttatttgttcatgagagacacacagagagaggcagagatacaggcagagagaggagcaggctccccatgggactcgatcccagcaccccgggatcacaaccgtagccaaaggcagacacacaactaCTGAACCATCCCAGCACCCCATCTGTTCTGATTTCTTCACTGCTGTCTCTACAGTGCCTtgaaaatgcctggcacatagaagtactcagtaaaaaaaaaaaaaaaaaaaagtagtactcagtaaatattctcTGAATGAAGGAAGGAGTGAGCAAAGGGGAATATATTAGTGAACAAGAATGAGCAGATGCCCAGAAGTAACTTATCTTTTAGGTGAGAAGacacaaaccaaaataaaaaacacaggttGACATCAAGTCCCATGAGTAAAATGCACAAGTGAAAATAGGGAGGGGGATGTCAGCTGACAGGGAGGGAAATGGTCAgtgaagatgacatttgagctgggACCTGTGCAGTGAGAGGGAGGTAGCTTTGTGAGTTTCACAGTCAAGTCACATCAAGTATGAAGAACATCATGTGCAAAGGAACGTGGGACTGAGCTTTGCATGTTCAAGAGACAAAAAAATGACTAGTGGGGCCAGAGAGTAAAGAGGACAAAAAAAGGGAGGTGGAGTCCAGCTGCCTGCCAGACACAGAGTTGTCAGAGGGATGAAATTGGTTAATACATGTAAAGGTTTTTCAGAGGAAATCATAAGTGAGTTTAGACACAGAAGGGAGAAAACGTGATTCTAGGCAGGAAACAACAGCgaaccaggtcctggagagggTGACAAGAATCATGACAAATTTAAGGAATAAGCAAAGGCCAAACTGCAGGGTGGAAAGATCTACCCATGACGCCTGCAGGGTAGAAAGACAAGGCTCACCAGATCAGCAAGGCCCAGAACCTGGGGCATCTTGGAGGCCCTAACAGGGAACTGGATTTTGTTCCAGCGGCAATAGAGAGCTAAAGGGTTTTGAGCAAAGGAGTGACCCGATCAGACATACTTCAAAATATTCCCCTGGCTGCTATGTGGAGGATGGACTGTAGTGCActgagtggaggcagggaggtgagTGGAGATGCTGCTGGAATAAcccaggcaagagatgatggtaACTGGGACCACAGAGAGAGGGTGGCTGCACAAGATGTTTAGGAGTTAAAAAGGCTGAGGCATGGAAGTAGAAGTGGAGGAGGAATTAAACTCTTAGGTTTCCAGTTGAGCAGCTGGGTGGTTGGTGGTACCCTCAGTAGGAAAGCCTTGGGGAGGAACAGGCTCTCAAAGAGACAACAAGGACTCCATTTGAGTGTGTGCTCTGCAGGTTGAAATGTCAAAGAGACTGCCAGAAATCTGGGGAGGGGCATGAGCTTGTACCCAAAGTCCTCAGCACAGAACGTTGCACTGTGTCAGCTCTACACGTTACTGTTATTAGGGGAATATTCACCTGGGTATATTTGTGGTCTGGTGCCCCTCCTTCTACCTTCATTAGTAGTGAACACCTTCAAAGATGAGATAATCTAGAGAGCTGacatatattctttattataggAATGAAAACAGGataagaaagtgagaaaaagatACCTTTGTTAGTTGCCCTGGAAGTACCATCGAAAGAACATCCTGGGGAAACAAGGAGGTACTTGTGTTAGGGGGAAAGGTTGGGGACTAGATATATGGGTCACAAAGGTAGATAAGGCCTGCACTCTTGGATCTGAGGGAAAAGGGCCTGGTggcctgggggcctggactcctgggtctgagggtcTAGACTACTGGGTCTGAGGATGGAGGGCACTGGGGACCTACACTTCTAGGTCTGAGGGAGGACTggatctgagggaggaggggctgggggcctgtaCTCTTGGATCTGAGGGCAGaagggtctgagggaggaggtgaCTGGGGACCTGGACTCCTGGATCTGAGGGAGAAAGGGGCTGGGGGCCTAGATTCTTGggttggagggaggagggggctgggggcctagACTCTTAGATCTGAGGGAGGaagggtctgagggaggaggtggCTGGGGACCTGGACTCCTGGGTATGAGGGAGGAGAGGgctggggcctggactcctggatTTAAGGGTGCAGGACACCAGGTCTGAGGAAGGAAAGCAGATAGATACTGGGACCCCCGGGTCCCTGGGACTTACCACACCACAAGCGTCGCACTGGCTGATGCTAAggccgcggcggcggcgagcAGACACTGGTTGCTGGGCGTCAGAGCCCCGGAACTGGCCAGCAGCTCGCCCAGGCTTGGCCTCCAAGATTCGATCATCTCCGCCTCCCGGGGCGCCCAGTCCAGCACTTTCCGAAAGGAGACCTGCAGCTTGGTCTCCCCACGCGGGGGCGCACCTGTCACTGCGGAGGCGCGCACGTCAGTCGCGCGCGAGCCCCACCCCTCGCagagcccccctccccgcgcagccccgcccgCACCGTTAAGAAAGAAATAGACCCGCGCCACGGGGAACTGGTCTTGCGAGATCTCGCAGCAGTAGGTCCCGCGGTGCTTGGGCTGCACCGGCCGGATCCGCACCAGGGGTCCTCGGGCCTGCAGGATGTCTCGGAAGTAGGACTGGTCCTGCGTCCGGACCTGCGAGACGCTCGGGCTGAAGCAGCGGGAGGAGAGGAGCCTCGCCCGAGCCCAGGTCAGATCCTCTCGGCCGGGTGTTGCCGAACCACCGTGCTCAAGTCCCGCCCCGAGCTAGGCCACGCCTTCTCgagccctggccccgccccaccccctttTTCGCTGACCCTTCACGCATGACCACGCCCCTCCAAGCCGCCTCCCGAGCCTCGCCTGCGCTTCCAAATCCCCGGACCTTCCCCGGGCACGAAGCCTGAATCTAGCCCGAGCTCCCCTGCGTCCTGACCCCCATTTTCTAGAAAACCAAAACCCGCCTCCCACATCCTTCGCGCTGGCCCCGCTCCGACTCACACCTCCTCCTGCGAACTTCCAGGAATACGTGATTTCCTCCTTAGGCAGCGAGAAGTTCACAGAGCAAGAGAACTTAGCCTGTTGACCTCGAGTCACTGTCAAGTCCTGGACTGCAGACAGGTCCGCGTCACCGCCCGAGCCCGCCCCGTCCGGCCCAGCCCCTTTGCCGGCTCAGCTCCCGTCCCTCCGGTTCGTCCGGTTCCTGCCCCTTGCAGGCTCCGCCCCTCACCTGGGCAATCCAGCGAGAGTTCGCACACGTCGGAGTAGCACCCGCGGCAGCGGAAACTCCGGCTCGCCTCCTGGACCCCTGTGGGACGGAAGCGCTGCACCTGGGATCCATCCGTGTTCCCCGCCCTGGTCCCTTGGGCCAACTTAAGTGTGTTAAGCCTCCCGGGCTCTAACGGCCAGACAAGCCCTGGGCGCCGCCTTCCCTGTTCTCCCTGGCTGGCTCTCAAAACTCTCCGGCCTCTAGGACTCCTATTGGCTCGCTTTTGCTTTCGGACCCGCCTTGTATGAGATTTGTGAGCAATATCTGGTCTAATTACTCTTGTTCAGGGCTCTTATTGGTCTTCCACTCGAAGTCACAGGTGTCGCGCCCAACCACCCGCCTTCCCACTCGGTTCCGAGCTTTGAACGAAGTGCTTACCGCAGGGAGGGATGCAGGCCTCGActgtggagagagaggaagcgTTACTACCCTGGAGGAAAGTGCGCATCCGAAACTCCCCCACGGGATAGGCTAACTGGGCCAGGTGGCGTTCCTCCGGGGGGCGGTGCCAGGTCTGGTACCGCCCACCCCAGGGGCGGAGCCAAGCCTGCTGCTTTCCTCCTGCAGGCGGGGCCAGGACTGCTGCCCGCTAAGGTCAGGCGCCGGCCTGAGGCTTACTAGGGATTCGGGGCCAACCCAGGTGTAGTTCAGTGAGGGGGCGGGGCAGTGCCCTGGGCCATAGTTTCAGGGGAGGCAGCCCGGTTGGAAAGGAAACGTCACAAAGTGCACGGGGCCAGACTGAGACCCGGGCTGATCTGGGACAGGACTATCGGAAGACCTTCCGTTGAAGCAGGGACCTGATCCTAGAGAGGTCCTCGCAGGGGAAGATGCTGTGTCAGGAGTGACCCTCCAAGGGACGTGGCTCGGAGGGACTGGgccaaaaggagagagaggatggcTGGCTCaggagttttgtgtgtgtgtgtgtgtgtgtgtgtggtgtgtgcgcGCACAGCCCAGCTTCTTTTACCTTCTTTAAGCTTCTTAATAACTTCCTGCATTTTCTTCGCAGCGTTGGGAAAAGCAACCTTAAAGGAGCctagaagggggaggggcccttGTAAGTAAAAACCCACCTCCAAGGCCGGTCAGTTGCTATTGCAGTGTTCCTCTCTTCCACAGCCACTCCCCATCCCCTCATCTCATCTCCCACTCTGTCTACCTGGAAGACTGACAGATCCCCAGGCCTCCTCCGGTCTGCTTCTGAACTCTCTGTGACTGAACTACTCTGCCTTCTCTGCATTGATCTTGttggagggaaaggggaggatgGAGATCAAATTCCTCACCAAGTTCTGCTAGGCCCTACATGATCTGGTCTAGTTTCCTCTATTCCATCCGTTGCCCATCTTTCATTTCCCCTAGTATGAAAACAACCATATTCTCTAGCACCTCAGGACCTTAGCACATGGGGGCTCTTTCTAGCCCATCTTCCCCCCCATCCCACTCATCCTTCATCTCCTACCTCGCGTCATCTCCTTTGAGATTTTCCCTGACCATAAATCTAATCTAATCCATGTGCCCCTATTTTTGTCTATCAAGGTGTTCCATCCATCCCAGAGTTCTCGCTAGTTtacaactgtgtgtgtgtatatcacacaGTGATCATCTCAGTCTGTCCCTTCAGGGAATAAACATATCATTCTTCAGTGCTGTATCCCCACAACCCAGAGAGGGCCCTGAGTCTTAGAAAGTGCTCACTAAGTATATGTAGAATGAATTCCAGGATCCAGCTGGAATGGAGATCACAACTGGTGGCCCGTGGCTCCAGTCCATCCCTTGAATGTGTTATATTTGGActggaaagtattttttaaaatgaaccaGTTTCCATCATATAAAATTTGGGAAAGTCACCATAAAATGTTTGGCATCTCTTTTTAGAAAAGTGGAAGAGCTATAATACAAGAGACTATATTTTCATGAGGCAGCAATTAGCTAGAGCTTAGTGGCAGCCACCCCCTTTACACAGGGCATGCACCTGCCACTTCCACACGGTCTCCagactttattaatttaaattttcttttactctctttatctctgttctTACGGGTGTTGGAGTTTTGACCATTGGAATGGCCTCCAAACTGTAAGGTTTTGTGGCTCTTCCCAAAGTGGATGGGTGGCCACTTATTTACCAGTGGAGGTGGTTCTGGAAATTAGAAATGTGGGAGATgtgcggtgcctgggtggctcctttggttaagcatccaagtcttctaactcttgattttggctgaggtcatgatctcagggtcatgagactgagccctgcattggactccaagctcagtgcagGCATGCATATAGCgtgctctcactcaaataaacaaacaaacaaaaatttttttaaaagaaatgtggcAGGTGTTATGCACCGAATTGTGTCCCTCTCAAATTCATAATGCTAAAGCCCTAACTCCAGGACCTGGGGCTATGACTTGGAGATACAGccttaaagaggtaattaagttaaaatgagatcaggGTGGGCTCGGGTCCAGTATCACATTGCTTATAAGAGGAAATCTggatacagacacacagagggaagatcaTGTGACCAGGGGGAGAGAAGATGGTCATCTACCAGCCAAAGAGggaggcctcagaaggaaccaaaccTGTTCACcctgacactttgatcttggactcctaacctccagaattgtgaacaaatacatttctgttgtttaagcaacCCTGTATATgacactttgttacagcagccctagcaaactaatacacaggGATTGCTAGTTGCCTCCAAATA from Canis aureus isolate CA01 chromosome 1, VMU_Caureus_v.1.0, whole genome shotgun sequence encodes the following:
- the SPACA6 gene encoding sperm acrosome membrane-associated protein 6 isoform X5: MALLAQGSTVPSALVALMVFRGPAWACLFCFTSYEERVRICQIFAGVEGPELEKCQKAFITAFKGLLDIEINDYERNHLHDAFTQMTHSLQEMAMAQGSFKVAFPNAAKKMQEVIKKLKEVEACIPPCGVQEASRSFRCRGCYSDVCELSLDCPVQDLTVTRGQQAKFSCSVNFSLPKEEITYSWKFAGGVTGAPPRGETKLQVSFRKVLDWAPREAEMIESWRPSLGELLASSGALTPSNQCLLAAAAALASASATLVVCFRAMPLNAQRK
- the SPACA6 gene encoding sperm acrosome membrane-associated protein 6 isoform X3; the encoded protein is MALLAQGSTVPSALVALMVFRGPAWACLFCFTSYEERVRICQIFAGVEGPELEKCQKAFITAFKGLLDIEINDYERNHLHDAFTQMTHSLQEMAMAQGSFKVAFPNAAKKMQEVIKKLKEVEACIPPCGVQEASRSFRCRGCYSDVCELSLDCPVQDLTVTRGQQAKFSCSVNFSLPKEEITYSWKFAGGGVRTQDQSYFRDILQARGPLVRIRPVQPKHRGTYCCEISQDQFPVARVYFFLNGAPPRGETKLQVSFRKVLDWAPREAEMIESWRPSLGELLASSGALTPSNQCLLAAAAALASASATLVVCFRAMPLNAQRK
- the SPACA6 gene encoding sperm acrosome membrane-associated protein 6 isoform X1 → MALLAQGSTVPSALVALMVFRGPAWACLFCFTSYEERVRICQIFAGVEGPELEKCQKAFITAFKGLLDIEINDYERNHLHDAFTQMTHSLQEMAMAQGSFKVAFPNAAKKMQEVIKKLKEVEACIPPCGVQEASRSFRCRGCYSDVCELSLDCPVQDLTVTRGQQAKFSCSVNFSLPKEEITYSWKFAGGGVRTQDQSYFRDILQARGPLVRIRPVQPKHRGTYCCEISQDQFPVARVYFFLNVTGAPPRGETKLQVSFRKVLDWAPREAEMIESWRPSLGELLASSGALTPSNQCLLAAAAALASASATLVVCFRAMPLNAQRK
- the SPACA6 gene encoding sperm acrosome membrane-associated protein 6 isoform X2, whose amino-acid sequence is MALLAQGSTVPSALVALMVFRGPAWACLFCFTSYEERVRICQIFAGVEGPELEKCQKAFITAFKGLLDIEINDYERNHLHDAFTQMTHSLQEMAMAQGSFKVAFPNAAKKMQEVIKKLKEVEACIPPCGVQEASRSFRCRGCYSDVCELSLDCPVQDLTVTRGQQAKFSCSVNFSLPKEEITYSWKFAGGGVRTQDQSYFRDILQARGPLVRIRPVQPKHRGTYCCEISQDQFPVARVYFFLNVTGAPPRGETKLQVSFRKVLDWAPREAEMIESWRPSLGELLASSGALTPSNQCLLAAAAALASASATLVVWMFFRWYFQGN
- the SPACA6 gene encoding sperm acrosome membrane-associated protein 6 isoform X4; translation: MALLAQGSTVPSALVALMVFRGPAWACLFCFTSYEERVRICQIFAGVEGPELEKCQKAFITAFKGLLDIEINDYERNHLHDAFTQMTHSLQEMAMAQGSFKVAFPNAAKKMQEVIKKLKEVEACIPPCGVQEASRSFRCRGCYSDVCELSLDCPVQDLTVTRGQQAKFSCSVNFSLPKEEITYSWKFAGGARASRRSGRRTSPTSETSCRPEDPWCGSGRCSPSTAGPTAARSRKTSSPWRGSISFLTVRPRVGRPSCRSPFGKCWTGRPGRRR